Genomic DNA from Bacteroides zhangwenhongii:
GGTGAGGAAGCCCCCGCCCACCAACCGCAACTTCTTCCCGGACAAGTGAAACTCAAAAACATAAATGGAGACGATAAACTGGATGAGGAAGATATGGTTTTAATTGGGCGTAATGATCCTAAATTCATATTTGGCTTTAACAACAATTTTTCTTATAAGAATTTCGACCTTAATATATATATGTACGGACAGGTAGGAAAAATAGCAGGAGCAAACAGTTATTACGATGCTTGGGGATCTTACGGAAACCGTATCAAACTAGGGCAAAACGTGCCCATCTCTTTCAAGGATGCCTGGAGTTCAGACAATCAGACAAGTACACGTCCCAGCTTTATCGAGTCATCCTATGGTACCGGAGATCTGTTTCTCCAAAAAATTTCATTCTTGCGCATCAGAAATATCACATTAGGCTATACTGTCCCAATCAGTAAAAAGATCTGTAACCGCCTGCGAGTATATGCTGACGTCAACAATCCATGTGTATGGACCAACTGGAAAGGGCAGGATCCGGAAACGGACAGTAACACGAATGCTTATCCCAACGTCACAAGCTTTAGCATCGGAGTAGATATTTCATTCTAAATAAACCTAAAAGAATTGAACATGAAAAGAATTACAAAACTTATATATCTTGCTTTCGGAAGCTGTCTCATCGCAGGGCTGAATGCTTCCTGTGAACTCGTCTCCGAAAACTATGGTGAGATCAATACCAGTATCTTCCCGAAAACGGCAGAAGATGCTGACGCTATCACAACATCTGCTGCATACGCCACTTTTAAAAACAGCTTCTACGGTGGTATATTCAATGTGGCAACCGGCATACAGATAGTCAGCGATGAAGCCGGTGATTATGGAATGTGCAACTGGGGATGGGACCACATCAATTACGCCAATTGGAACACGCTCACTATATCCGGTGCCGGCAGTTGGCTGACCGTTGAAAGTTATGCTTATGTGAATGACATCAGTAAAATGACCCTGACTATCGACCGGCTCAACAATATTGAAATGGATGAGACCCTCAAGCAACAATATATTGCTGAACTTCGTCTGGGTAGAGGTTGGCTGGCCTATCTTCTCTACGATTTCTACGGACCGATTACCATTGCCGACCTACAAACTCTCAAGGATCCTATGGCGGAAAAAATCCTACCCCGGCTCAGCGAAGAGGAAATGCAGACATACATTGAAACCGAACTTACGGAAGCAAGTAAAATATTGCCTGCCAATTACAAAAAGGGGGATAAGAACTATGGACGTTTTACAGCCGGACTGGCACATACCGTTTTATTAAAACTTTATATGCTTACCAAACAGTGGGATAAGGCAGAAGCAGAAGGACGAGAATTGATGAAACCAGAATACGGTTTCGAACTTGTGCCCGAATACAAAGATATATTCACACTGGCAAATGAAAAGAATCCGGAAATTATCTGGGCCTGCCAATGTGCCAAAGGATATCAAGAACACAAATGGCAACCTCATGTATTACCTAACGATTATAACTTTACTCCCTATTTGGACAAAATGACCAAATGGAACGGGTATAAGATCTCGTGGAGTTTTATGCATACCTTTGATCCTGAAGACAAACGCTTGCTGACAATTGCATCTGAATACACCAGTAAAGATGGAGTTGTACATAATGAAAAGAATGACAGTCAGGATCCCTCAGCACAATTATATCTCGGAGCAGTTCCACTGAAATATGAATTTGATCCGGATTGCACGGGAGAAGATTCACAGATAGACTGGATTATCTATCGGTATGCCGATGTACTTACTTTGACAGCAGAAGCTATCGTACGCAACAAGAATGCGGTTACGAAGGAAGCTGTTGATTTACTTAATGAGGTACGTACCCGCTCACTTCCCGGCAAAGGGTATAGTTTGCAAGATTTGAACAGTGTTGATAAATTCTTGAAAGCTGTACTGGACGAAAGAGGTTGGGAATTATACTTCGAAGGAAACCGCCGCCAGGATCTAATCCGCTATGGAATATTTGTGGAAACGATTAAAAAGAAGGCTCAATCAATGGGTAAACAAACACTTGTGGATGAGAACCGTCACCGTTTTCCGATTCCACAGAGTATTATTGATGAAGGTAAGGGAGTAATCGAGCAAAATCCCGGTTATTAATAATTGAAAAGAAAAAACATGAAAAAGTTAATTTATAGCATCATCGGACTAGTAATGTTCGCCAGTTGCGAAGAAGATTATAAAACCGACATCACAATTCCAATGTCGGGCATATATCTAAATTCTCCCGCTGAAGGAGTAATTATGGATTTAAATGATGAAAGTAAAGATTCATATGAGTTTACATGGGATAAGGCTCCGGAACACGGTTCAGTACTGATATTCAGTACTACAAAAGACCTTGTGAAACAAGTTACTATTGAAGCAGGGACAGGGACAAGCTGTAGCATTTCAGCATTAACTATCAACCAATTACTATCTAAGTTGGATATTAAATCCGGGAATGAGAGACTCATATACTGGACTGTGAAAGATAAAAATAATCAGACTGCCGCCGCGTCAGAAGTCCGTACATTACAAGCCAGACGAATGAAAAGTGTCTTGCTCACTCCTGAAGACATGGCGACAGCCACTTTATTGGCAGATGCCACACAAACCAAAATAAAATTTGAATGGGATGCCTCAGTAATCGGTAAAGATACAGAATGTACAGTACTCCTTTCTCTGAATCCGGAAATGGACAACTTTGTAGAACTACCGACAAAAGGTACAGGAAGTGTTTCGATTACCCATGAAGAAATGGAACAAACAATCGAAAAACTATCTATCAAACGTTACCGGACCAATACGATCTATTGGAATGTCCGTGACAATACAAACCAGTCACTCGTTTCTCGTGTTGCCAATACATTGTACACAAACGATATGATGCGCCTTGTAGACACACGCGGAAATGAAACGATAACTTATCCTGTAGTCCGCGTGACATTCTCCGACGGAAGTTCACAAGTGTGGACAGCCAAAAACCTGAATACTACCAAATATCCGGACGGAACGGATATCGAATCCGAATACTACAGATATGCTCCCGAATCCCTTGGAGAAGACTGGATCAAAGCAATCGGTACATATTACAGTTTCGTGATTCGTGACCGGATTATCCCGAAAGGCTGGAGAATACCGACAGAAGCCGAATGGAATTATTTATTCTCCGAAGCCGGAAAAAATGGCGGATATAATGTTCTCAAAGATCCTGTATATTATTATAAGGATCCTACCGGTCAGGAACATTTGAACGAATGGGGACTGAGCTTTACTTCAGCAGGTACATGGAATTTGGATAGGGATGCAATCGAACTGGCTCAAGAGAAGTTCTACTTTATGGCCTCTGACCTAGGGGATCCTGCCACGTGGAATGATCCCTGGAGGGCTCTCATCCACGATAACAGCGAAACATTATGGGTATCTTGGGCTAAAGGAACCGTCATGCGCTATATCTATATAGAATAATCAATAAAACATGAATCATTATGAAAAGATATTACTTTCAAATTATATTAGTGTACTGCCTGACACTATTTGCCGGATGTTCAGACGCTGACTCTGAAGCGGGTCAGAATGGCATACCCAAAGGTTCAAGAGCGATTGACCTGCAACAAGACAGAAGCGGCCTTTTACGTAACCCTTGCATGGGCTGGGGACTTTATGACGATGCCGCCGGTAATGTAGCCAACGCAGAAGAATACTGGGCCGCACAAGACGAAGCTGCCCGTAACTATGCATCTTTCTTCTATATACGCTGGCGTTGGTCGGAAATGGAACCGGAGGAAGGAAAATACGCCTGGATATATGACGAGAATTATAAAAAGCTGATTCAAGGTGCACTCGACCGGGGATTGAAGTTATGTTTTCGTATCTATGATAACGGGCAAGATAACATTCGTCAGGGTACTCCCGAATATGTCCGTACCGCAGGCGCCCAAGGATATGAAGTCAACGGACAAAACGGAGTCAAACTATGGACTCCTTATGCCGACGATCCTATCTTTCAGCAGAAATATGAAAAGTTTATCGCCGCATTTGCCAAAGAATATGATAATCCGGATATCGTAGACTTTATTGACGGATACTCTTTGGGCTGGTGGGGCGAAGGTTCACATATCGAATACCTGAATTCAGATAAAAAGAAAGAAACATTCGACTGGTTTACGACGATGTATTATAAAAACTTCAAGCACATCATTCTAGTAGTACCATATAATAGTGAGATCGGATTCGGTACGGAAAAGGAAATCGCTGTTGACCAGAAAGGATATGGATTACGCAGAGACGGTTTAGGAAGTATGTGGTTCACTGAAAACGATGAGAAAGTGGCAAATGAAATGTATGGTAAAGTGTTAATGGTTGGCGAATGTGCCTACTGGGGAGGATATACAGCTGCTTATGAGCCTTTCAAAGATGATACAAAATACTCCTTTAAATCATGGAAGGATGTATATAATCAAAGTTTTGACCATGCCCAAACTTATCATTTTAACACTCTTGATCTAAGGACGATTACCGAAACTAAAGGATGGACGGGGCTAGCTCCCGAACTTGTTCGCAAATTCGTTCTGAATGGTGGATACAGAGTATATCCGACTTATGTAATTATGCCTTATGAAGCCTCATCAGGACAGACTGTTTCCATTTCTCATTCATGGCGGAACACCGGATACGGATATTTACCCAATAATATGAGGAATTGGAACTATAAATATAAACCGGCTTTCGCTCTGTTTGATGAAAACGGTAATCTGGTAAAATCATGGATTGATGAAGATGCCGAACCATCCCAATGGCTATCCAATCAACGTAAGAACTATACATACGAAGTGTCTTTAGAAGGAATTTCCAAAGGTAACTATCAATGGGCGGTAGCTATTATCGATAAGACTAAAGATAACAAACCCGGCATCAATATCAGCGTCAAAGATAAAGAGAAGAAGGACGGATGGACGTTTATCAGTAATATGACTGTCAACTAAATTAATTAGTCATGAGATACATATATCTATTTATATCTGTCTTCTTATCTGCTTTCTTATCCGGATGTTCACAGCAATATCAGAAAGTAGAAATCCAGGAAGACAGCGTGTCATTACTCCGCAATCCGTGTATGGGTTGGGGAGTATATGATGATGCCAATGATGAAGTGCAAAATGCGGATATTTACTGGGCTGCCCAAGACAGGGCAGCCCGTCAATATGCGTCGTTCCTATATGTAAGATGGAGATGGTCGGATATGGAACCGGAAGAGGGTAAGTATGCCTGGATATACGATGAAAATTACAAAAAGCTAATACAAGGTGCTTTGGATCGCGGATTGAAGTTATGTTTCCGTATCTATAATAACGGGCAAGATAATTTGCGTGCCGGGACTCCGGAATACGTACGACATGCCGGTGCTAAAGGTTATACAGTGAAAGGATTGAAAGGGGATCTTTGGACCCCTTATCCGGATGACTCTGTTTTTCAGGAAAAGTTGGAAAAATTTATCGAAGCCTTTGCCAAGGAATATGATAATCCGGATATAGTAGACTTTATAGATGGATACAGTCTAGGCTGGTGGGGAGAATGCCATCATGTAGTTCTTCAAGATCAAGAGAAGTTCGAACAAGTATTCGACTGGTTTACAACTTTATATTCAACCCGCTTTAGACGCGTTATTCTCGCTCTCCCCTTTGGAAGTCAGATCGGTTTTAATATCGAAAAGAGGATTGCTATTGACGGCAAAGGTTATGGCATGAGAAGAGATGGGTTGGGCAGTATGTGGTTCAGTGATGAGGAAAAAAGAATAGTAACGGATATGTATGGAAAAACACTTCTTATCGGAGAATCCTGCTATTGGGGATGTTCTTCTGACGATTGCACTCCATTCCGCTCGGATACACGTTATCAAATGAATTCATGGAGAGATGTCTATGAACAAACCTTTCAGCATGCCATTGAAGGTCATTTCAACACACTGGATTTGAGAGAACTTCCGGAAACGAAAGGATGGACAGAGAAAGCTAATGACTTAGTCCAGAAGTTCATCGTTCGAGGTGGCTACCGAATCCATCCTTGTAGCGTATCATTACCTGTTCAGGCTAAAACGAATTCGAGAGTCAATATCACACATGAGTGGAAAAACTCAGGGAACGGTTATCTACCTAATAATATGCCTAATTGGAATTATAAATATAAGCCTTATAATGTATTTATAACCATAGAACAACCAAAACTAATCAGAAATATCCGAGTGTAAATCTTTAATTACCAGCATATTCTAAAATTTAACACTTTTCGGTTGCCATTTGTCGCTTCCCAAATTTCCACATATTTTTGAGACGTATTTCTGACGTGGAGAATTTGCGGGGCTTGTTTTTTGTCACACCGTGCAGACAGTTGACAAGGGTTTACAACCGTTTACGACAAGCGACAATAACCGCCCCGATATGCGGAAACAGTCACACTGTGTAGAAAAGCGACAATGGTTGACTTCCGTTCACATCCGTTTACCATTTCAGAGATATAGGATTGAAGAAATGAACCATTAAACGATAAAACGGTATGAAAGCAACCAGAAAATGCAGTTTTTGCGGCAAGTCCTTTGTAACCCGAAGCGGTATGCAAAGATATTGCAGTGAGGCTTGTCAGGCAGAAGCCAAACGAGCCAGAGTGATGCAGAAGAACAACCTCTTCAAAGTCGCCCAACCCTTGATGGAGATACAGCATCAGGAGTATCTCACCTTTTCCAAAGCAGCCATCCTCATGGGCTGTTCCCGACAGTACATTTACAAACTTGTAGCCATCGGCAAGCTGAAAGCCTCACGCATCAGCAACCGCATGGCATTCATCCGCAGAGCCGACATCGAGCAGATGTTGGAGGGCAATCCCTATCACCGCATCCTGCCCGGCAACACCTCCACACCAAGGAAATCATCTTCATCTTCCTTACCTGCCAAAAGAGAAAAAAGGGAAAAGGAAAGCGAAGAAGTGTTGGACTTCTATTCGGGCGAGGAGGTGATGTCCCTTTTTAAGGTAAAGCAGTCATGGCTTTACACTTCCGCCAAGCGTAACCATATCCCCATCTGCCGTATCGCAGGAAAGAACTATTACAGCAAGAAGCATATTGACGAGTTTTTCGGTGTGGCAGTTGATATTAGCGAAATTACCGACTGGCTACTGACCGAGGAGGTGGAGGAACTGTTCGGCATGAAGCCGACCGCACTCCGTGCCTACACCTATCGCCATAAGATACCCACTAAAAGAGAGTACGGGCGTACCTATTACTCCAAATCACATTTGAACGAACTCCGCAGAACTGACCTTGTGAACGATGAACGCTACTATACCGTTGAGCAGGTGCAGCAAATCTATGGTCTTTCGTCAGCCAACATCTGCCATATCGTCAAGGTGAAGCACATCGAAAAGATAAAGGTGGGTGTGAAAAACCTGCTTTTGCGCTCAGATGTGGAGCGTGTCATGGCTGAAAGGAACAAATAACCGTGAAAAATCGGGATTATCGAAAATTATTTCAAAATGATGTATCGTGGAGGTATTCACGGATATTTCACGTTGTTCCTTTGCCATCGGAAACATGGATACAACTCCAAAATGTATACAACCAATTAAAACATAATTATTATGAGTAAATGCAAAACAGTTACCTTGCGTAAGCGCAAGATTAAGAACGGGACACAGTATTCACTATGCCTTGACTACTATCCCGGCTACCGTGACAATGTCACCATGAGAGTGATTACACGTGAAGCCTTAGGAATTTACATCTTCGCCAAACCTGCAAACCAGCAGGAACGGGACTTCAACGCACGCATGATGAAGAAAGCGGTCATCCTGCGCAACCAGCGCTACGAAGCCATTTTCAATGAAAACAACGGCTTTTTTGACAAGACCAAGATGAAGGGCGATTTCCTTGCCTATTTCAAAGGACTGGCTGACCGCAAGAATATCAAGTGGCAGCACGTATACAAGCATTTCCAGCGGTTCGTGAACGGCAAATGCACCTTTGAGGAGGTGGATGTGGATTTGTGCCGCAAGTTCATGGAATACCTGCTTGATGCACCCCAATCCATCCACACCAACCAAAAGCTGCACATCAACTCCGCAGCAGGCTATTGGTCAACTTTCCGTGCCGTGCTGCACACCGCTTACCGTGACAGGAAGATAAAGGAGAACCCAAACGGCTTCTTAGACCGCATCGAGTGCATTCCCACCATCAGGGAGCATTTGAGCCAAGAGGAACTGATACGGCTTGCCGAAACACCCTGTGAGGAGGAGGTCTTGAAAAAAGCTTTTCTTTTCGCCTGTCTTACGGGACTGAGAAAGAGCGACATCAGACAGCTCACGTGGCAGCAGATACAACCATACACCAACGGCAGGATGTTCGTTACCACCCGTATGCAGAAAACCAAAGAAATAGTGCATAACCCCATCAGTGATGAAGCCTATGGACTGCTGGGAGAACGGGGCGAGGGACTTATCTTTGAGGATTTCAAGGACAAGATGCTGCAAGGACCACTCCAACGGTGGCTCACGGCAGCAGGGATAACCAAGAAAATCACCTTTCACTGTACCCGCCACAGCTTCGGAAGCCTGCACGTGGAAATGGGAACGGACATGGCTGTCATCCAAGCCTATCTCGGACATAAGAACATTACCACCACACAAATCTATTCCAAGATAGCAGCGCAGCAGATGTGTCAGGTGGTGGACAAGATAACCTTGAAGCGCAAGGAGGCATAAATGTCTCACATTGACAGGTATTCAGAGGGGCGGTTATGGCTACAAGGCTATAATCGCCCCTCTATGTTTTTGGCTTGATGCCACCATTTATAAGCCCCTCAGAGTATGAAACAGAGTATGATATGATGACATTTCGTGAAATACATTGAAAAAGACCGTTCTAACCGCAAATAACGGGCAGTAATTGGGAAAAATAGCATTAACTTTGCACAAAATAATACAGGAACATTCAATCTCTCAACGAAATATGGAATCATCAATCAAGGACAAATACATCATCTTGGGCTTTGTCGGCTTCGCCATCGTCCTAATATCTTCCATTGCCACGCTGGTAATAGCGGACAGCTTCAACCAAGACAACTTTGTCAGGTGGATAGTATTCGTATGCTGTAACCTGTTGGGATGGTTGCTCTATCTCTCCTTTCAGACACTTATCTTTGATACATACGAAATCTACAAAATCAAGTTCGGCAAGAAAGAAACGATTGCCGAAGCCATAGAGGTGCAGGAAGAACTGTCACAAAATACACTTGAAGAAGCCACATCTGTGCCTGGACCTACATCAGTCCCTGAGCCTGTACCCGAATCATCCCCGACAAAAGAAGAGACACTTATCCAAACACAACCGATAGAGCTTACTATCGCCCCGGATCTTCACGAAAAGAACCGTGCCAATTACGCAAGCAGAGAGCAACGGGAAAAGGAAGAGCGCATCCGCATGGTCATGGAGTATTGCCATTATTACCTGCCTCGCATTGCCGACCAAGAAACCGTGAACCACATCTGTACTGAGGTGGACAAATGGATGAATCTTAACACTTATACCCCGAAGCCCATACAAAGACCGTTTACCAAAGACATCAACAACATTCCACTCCGTCACTTCGTATGGAATATCTCTGAGCGTTTCCTGTACAAGAGATACTACAATGGGGATAACCGTGCCAAGTTCATCAAAGCCCTTTTCCCGAAATCGTTTGCTGATACAGACTTATCAACCATCAAGAATTTCAAGGTAGAGCCGTTAAAGACGGAAATTCCCATTGATGAACCCGAAAACGGCAAACTTGATTTCCACTATCCCGAGGATTATGTGCGGAATTAGGATAATCACGACACCAACGACAACCATCCGGTAACTCATAACCGCCTGTTTTACATCGTTTCCCGAGTAATTTTACCCGTCATTTATGGCTGGGCTTAATTATTCGGGAATTATTTTGCAATGACGTGTCGTGGAGATATTCACGGATATATCATTTCAGTCCTTTGCGCCAAGTCTTACAAAAGAGACGAGTACGCGAATGGAAAAATCAATTCTTACCTTCAACGACCTCCCCGAGGTTGTCGCTCAGCTTCGAGACGAAGTGATGAGCCTGAAAAGCCTGCTCGCCGAGCAGCGCAGTGTGAACAATGCCAAAACGGTGGACACCCACGTGCCCATGTCTGTGGACGAGGCAGCAGAGTATTTAGGTATCCCTAAGGGTACGCTCTACATGAAACTGTCAGAAGGGACAATCCCTGCCACCAAGCCCGGCAAACGCTATTGCCTTTACCGTGACGAACTGGACAAGTGGCTGGAAACCGCCCGAAAGAATCCCATACCGTTGTCAGACGAGGAACTGAACAAGTCCTTATCCTCTTCCCACCGTCGCAAGCCCAACCCACGTAACTGG
This window encodes:
- a CDS encoding RagB/SusD family nutrient uptake outer membrane protein, which gives rise to MKRITKLIYLAFGSCLIAGLNASCELVSENYGEINTSIFPKTAEDADAITTSAAYATFKNSFYGGIFNVATGIQIVSDEAGDYGMCNWGWDHINYANWNTLTISGAGSWLTVESYAYVNDISKMTLTIDRLNNIEMDETLKQQYIAELRLGRGWLAYLLYDFYGPITIADLQTLKDPMAEKILPRLSEEEMQTYIETELTEASKILPANYKKGDKNYGRFTAGLAHTVLLKLYMLTKQWDKAEAEGRELMKPEYGFELVPEYKDIFTLANEKNPEIIWACQCAKGYQEHKWQPHVLPNDYNFTPYLDKMTKWNGYKISWSFMHTFDPEDKRLLTIASEYTSKDGVVHNEKNDSQDPSAQLYLGAVPLKYEFDPDCTGEDSQIDWIIYRYADVLTLTAEAIVRNKNAVTKEAVDLLNEVRTRSLPGKGYSLQDLNSVDKFLKAVLDERGWELYFEGNRRQDLIRYGIFVETIKKKAQSMGKQTLVDENRHRFPIPQSIIDEGKGVIEQNPGY
- a CDS encoding SusE domain-containing protein, which codes for MKKLIYSIIGLVMFASCEEDYKTDITIPMSGIYLNSPAEGVIMDLNDESKDSYEFTWDKAPEHGSVLIFSTTKDLVKQVTIEAGTGTSCSISALTINQLLSKLDIKSGNERLIYWTVKDKNNQTAAASEVRTLQARRMKSVLLTPEDMATATLLADATQTKIKFEWDASVIGKDTECTVLLSLNPEMDNFVELPTKGTGSVSITHEEMEQTIEKLSIKRYRTNTIYWNVRDNTNQSLVSRVANTLYTNDMMRLVDTRGNETITYPVVRVTFSDGSSQVWTAKNLNTTKYPDGTDIESEYYRYAPESLGEDWIKAIGTYYSFVIRDRIIPKGWRIPTEAEWNYLFSEAGKNGGYNVLKDPVYYYKDPTGQEHLNEWGLSFTSAGTWNLDRDAIELAQEKFYFMASDLGDPATWNDPWRALIHDNSETLWVSWAKGTVMRYIYIE
- a CDS encoding DUF4832 domain-containing protein — its product is MKRYYFQIILVYCLTLFAGCSDADSEAGQNGIPKGSRAIDLQQDRSGLLRNPCMGWGLYDDAAGNVANAEEYWAAQDEAARNYASFFYIRWRWSEMEPEEGKYAWIYDENYKKLIQGALDRGLKLCFRIYDNGQDNIRQGTPEYVRTAGAQGYEVNGQNGVKLWTPYADDPIFQQKYEKFIAAFAKEYDNPDIVDFIDGYSLGWWGEGSHIEYLNSDKKKETFDWFTTMYYKNFKHIILVVPYNSEIGFGTEKEIAVDQKGYGLRRDGLGSMWFTENDEKVANEMYGKVLMVGECAYWGGYTAAYEPFKDDTKYSFKSWKDVYNQSFDHAQTYHFNTLDLRTITETKGWTGLAPELVRKFVLNGGYRVYPTYVIMPYEASSGQTVSISHSWRNTGYGYLPNNMRNWNYKYKPAFALFDENGNLVKSWIDEDAEPSQWLSNQRKNYTYEVSLEGISKGNYQWAVAIIDKTKDNKPGINISVKDKEKKDGWTFISNMTVN
- the tnpA gene encoding transposon Tn4555 protein TnpA, which produces MKATRKCSFCGKSFVTRSGMQRYCSEACQAEAKRARVMQKNNLFKVAQPLMEIQHQEYLTFSKAAILMGCSRQYIYKLVAIGKLKASRISNRMAFIRRADIEQMLEGNPYHRILPGNTSTPRKSSSSSLPAKREKREKESEEVLDFYSGEEVMSLFKVKQSWLYTSAKRNHIPICRIAGKNYYSKKHIDEFFGVAVDISEITDWLLTEEVEELFGMKPTALRAYTYRHKIPTKREYGRTYYSKSHLNELRRTDLVNDERYYTVEQVQQIYGLSSANICHIVKVKHIEKIKVGVKNLLLRSDVERVMAERNK
- a CDS encoding tyrosine-type recombinase/integrase is translated as MSKCKTVTLRKRKIKNGTQYSLCLDYYPGYRDNVTMRVITREALGIYIFAKPANQQERDFNARMMKKAVILRNQRYEAIFNENNGFFDKTKMKGDFLAYFKGLADRKNIKWQHVYKHFQRFVNGKCTFEEVDVDLCRKFMEYLLDAPQSIHTNQKLHINSAAGYWSTFRAVLHTAYRDRKIKENPNGFLDRIECIPTIREHLSQEELIRLAETPCEEEVLKKAFLFACLTGLRKSDIRQLTWQQIQPYTNGRMFVTTRMQKTKEIVHNPISDEAYGLLGERGEGLIFEDFKDKMLQGPLQRWLTAAGITKKITFHCTRHSFGSLHVEMGTDMAVIQAYLGHKNITTTQIYSKIAAQQMCQVVDKITLKRKEA
- the tnpC gene encoding transposon Tn4555 protein TnpC, with translation MESSIKDKYIILGFVGFAIVLISSIATLVIADSFNQDNFVRWIVFVCCNLLGWLLYLSFQTLIFDTYEIYKIKFGKKETIAEAIEVQEELSQNTLEEATSVPGPTSVPEPVPESSPTKEETLIQTQPIELTIAPDLHEKNRANYASREQREKEERIRMVMEYCHYYLPRIADQETVNHICTEVDKWMNLNTYTPKPIQRPFTKDINNIPLRHFVWNISERFLYKRYYNGDNRAKFIKALFPKSFADTDLSTIKNFKVEPLKTEIPIDEPENGKLDFHYPEDYVRN
- a CDS encoding excisionase family DNA-binding protein, whose translation is MEKSILTFNDLPEVVAQLRDEVMSLKSLLAEQRSVNNAKTVDTHVPMSVDEAAEYLGIPKGTLYMKLSEGTIPATKPGKRYCLYRDELDKWLETARKNPIPLSDEELNKSLSSSHRRKPNPRNW